One part of the Vicinamibacteria bacterium genome encodes these proteins:
- the urtA gene encoding urea ABC transporter substrate-binding protein, with the protein MSRRHLFLAALSLGLALALPSAGSAQDTIKVGVLHSLSGTMAISETTLKDTVLMMIDEQNKKGGLLGKKLEAVVVDPASNWPLFAEKARQLLEKDKVAVVFGCWTSVSRKSVLPVFEKDDGLLFYPVQYEGEESSKNVIYTGAAPNQQAIPAVDYLMKEVGVKRWVLEGTDYVYPRTTNKILEAYLKAKGVAPADISINYTPFGHSDWQTRVAAIKTFGSAGKKTAVVSTINGDANVPFYKELGNQKISAEDIPVVAFSVGEEELSGLDTKPLVGHLAAWNYFMSNSSPANKAFIERWHAFIKNPKRTTNDPMEAHYIGFNLWVKAVQKAGSTDVEKVLAALPGLEVPNLTGGVARVLPNHHITKPVYIGEVRADGQFDVVWKTTALVPGDAWSPYLTGSKDIAADWVTLKCGNFNTITKVCSGQNYK; encoded by the coding sequence ATGAGTCGTAGACACTTGTTCCTGGCCGCCCTGTCGCTTGGTCTGGCGCTGGCTCTCCCGAGCGCCGGATCGGCCCAGGACACCATCAAGGTCGGCGTTCTCCATTCCCTCTCGGGAACGATGGCGATCAGCGAGACCACCCTCAAAGACACGGTTCTCATGATGATCGACGAGCAGAACAAGAAGGGGGGACTGCTCGGCAAGAAGCTCGAAGCCGTCGTGGTCGATCCCGCATCGAACTGGCCGCTCTTTGCGGAGAAAGCCCGTCAACTCCTCGAGAAGGACAAGGTCGCGGTGGTCTTCGGATGCTGGACCTCGGTGTCCAGAAAGTCCGTGCTGCCCGTGTTCGAGAAGGATGACGGATTGCTCTTCTACCCCGTCCAGTACGAGGGCGAGGAGTCGTCGAAGAACGTGATCTACACGGGAGCGGCGCCCAATCAGCAGGCTATTCCCGCGGTCGATTACCTGATGAAGGAAGTCGGGGTGAAGCGCTGGGTGCTCGAAGGGACCGATTACGTGTACCCGCGCACCACCAACAAGATTCTGGAGGCCTATCTCAAGGCCAAGGGTGTGGCGCCTGCCGACATCTCGATCAACTACACCCCCTTTGGTCACTCGGACTGGCAGACGCGAGTAGCCGCCATCAAGACGTTCGGTTCCGCCGGTAAGAAGACCGCGGTGGTGTCGACGATCAACGGCGACGCCAACGTGCCCTTCTACAAGGAGCTCGGCAACCAGAAGATCTCGGCGGAAGACATTCCAGTCGTGGCGTTCTCGGTGGGTGAGGAGGAGCTCTCCGGTCTCGATACCAAGCCGCTCGTCGGCCACCTTGCGGCCTGGAACTACTTCATGAGCAACAGCTCACCCGCCAACAAGGCGTTCATCGAGCGGTGGCATGCGTTCATCAAGAACCCCAAGCGGACGACGAACGATCCGATGGAGGCACACTATATCGGGTTCAACCTGTGGGTGAAGGCGGTCCAGAAGGCGGGCTCGACCGACGTTGAGAAGGTGCTTGCCGCCCTCCCCGGCCTCGAGGTGCCCAACCTCACGGGTGGCGTGGCCAGGGTCCTTCCCAACCACCACATCACCAAGCCTGTCTACATTGGGGAAGTGCGGGCCGACGGTCAGTTCGACGTGGTCTGGAAGACCACGGCCCTGGTTCCCGGCGATGCCTGGTCGCCTTACCTGACAGGCAGCAAGGACATCGCCGCCGATTGGGTAACGCTCAAATGCGGTAATTTCAACACGATAACGAAGGTTTGTTCGGGACAGAACTACAAGTAA
- the urtB gene encoding urea ABC transporter permease subunit UrtB has protein sequence MANPPRPLWLLAGLALLFPALAQPQDDSFLATLGELREASFPDKERIVERLGEGGHPSARPVLAAWLEDRLCVRQSDQKILIVKSTDESLASLELVDPGSQKDAGSATRDDLAKIGTNNHLRRQLKIALARFDLSSTDPAVRLGAVREMLRALDEPSIALMRKRVGLEKDAAVKGEIETGLALAALDGSDPKARLEAIAALAHRLRPDVRNRLASLLEKSADGTSAESDAAVRKAAAAAVRTIDQKRAVYSGVETLFFGLSLGSVLVLVAIGLAITFGVMGVINMAHGELMMLGAYTTYVVQQSMPNHVEASVLIAIPAAFLVAGAAGVVLERTIIRFLYGRPLETLLATFGVSLVLQQLVRSIFSANNRAVETPAWMSGTLQLNEALSITYNRLYIIVFTMLVFAILVMVLKRTRLGLDIRAVAQNRAMARAMGVRSQWVDAMTFGLGSGIAGVAGVALSQLTNVGPNLGQSYIIDSFMVVVFGGVGNLWGTLIGGMAMGIVNKLLEPYAGAVLGKILVLVALILFIQRRPRGLFPQVGRAAEAQ, from the coding sequence ATGGCCAACCCGCCGAGGCCGCTCTGGCTGCTGGCGGGTCTCGCGCTCCTGTTTCCCGCGCTCGCCCAACCCCAGGACGACAGCTTCCTGGCCACGCTCGGAGAGCTGCGCGAGGCCAGCTTTCCGGACAAGGAACGGATCGTCGAGCGTCTGGGCGAGGGCGGCCATCCGAGCGCGCGGCCGGTCCTCGCCGCCTGGCTCGAGGATCGGCTCTGCGTTCGCCAGTCGGACCAGAAGATCCTCATCGTCAAGTCGACGGACGAGAGCCTGGCGTCGCTCGAGCTCGTCGATCCCGGCTCGCAGAAGGACGCCGGCTCCGCGACCCGGGACGATCTGGCCAAGATCGGAACGAACAATCATCTGCGCCGGCAGCTCAAGATCGCGCTCGCGCGGTTCGACCTGTCGAGCACGGATCCGGCCGTGCGGCTCGGGGCCGTTCGGGAGATGCTGCGCGCGCTGGACGAGCCGAGCATCGCCCTCATGCGAAAGAGGGTCGGCCTCGAGAAGGATGCCGCCGTGAAAGGAGAGATCGAGACCGGCTTGGCGCTCGCGGCGCTGGACGGCAGCGATCCCAAGGCCCGGCTGGAGGCGATCGCGGCCCTCGCCCACAGGCTCAGGCCCGACGTCCGCAATCGGCTCGCGAGCCTGCTCGAGAAGTCAGCGGACGGCACGTCCGCCGAAAGCGATGCCGCGGTCAGAAAGGCGGCCGCCGCGGCCGTTCGCACGATTGATCAGAAGCGTGCCGTGTACTCGGGGGTTGAAACGCTGTTCTTCGGCCTGAGCCTGGGGTCGGTGCTCGTGCTGGTGGCCATCGGGCTCGCGATCACCTTCGGCGTCATGGGCGTGATCAACATGGCCCACGGCGAGCTGATGATGCTGGGAGCCTACACCACGTACGTCGTGCAGCAGTCGATGCCGAATCACGTCGAAGCCTCGGTCCTCATCGCCATCCCGGCCGCGTTTCTCGTTGCCGGGGCGGCGGGGGTGGTCCTCGAGCGCACGATCATCCGCTTTCTCTACGGCCGGCCCTTGGAGACATTGCTCGCGACCTTCGGCGTGAGCCTTGTCCTGCAGCAGCTGGTGCGGTCCATTTTCTCGGCGAACAACCGGGCGGTCGAGACGCCCGCCTGGATGAGCGGCACCCTGCAGCTCAACGAAGCGCTGTCGATCACCTATAACCGCTTGTACATCATCGTCTTCACGATGTTGGTGTTTGCGATACTCGTGATGGTTCTGAAGCGGACCCGCCTGGGCCTCGACATCCGGGCCGTAGCCCAGAATCGCGCGATGGCGCGGGCCATGGGGGTTCGCAGCCAATGGGTGGACGCCATGACCTTTGGTCTCGGGTCCGGCATCGCGGGCGTGGCCGGGGTGGCGTTGAGCCAGCTCACCAATGTCGGCCCCAACCTCGGCCAGTCCTACATCATCGACTCGTTCATGGTGGTCGTGTTTGGCGGCGTCGGCAATCTCTGGGGCACGCTGATCGGCGGCATGGCCATGGGCATCGTCAACAAGCTGCTGGAGCCGTACGCGGGCGCGGTGCTCGGAAAGATCCTCGTCCTGGTGGCGCTGATCCTCTTCATCCAGCGCCGGCCGCGGGGGCTGTTTCCCCAAGTCGGCCGGGCGGCGGAGGCCCAATGA
- the urtC gene encoding urea ABC transporter permease subunit UrtC: MRAPRLWIPPREDPGGAVFLLLLAAVAIGVPVLNQVAPASSPLHLSTYTLTLAGKYLCYAMLALAVDLVWGYCGILSLGHAAFFALGGYAMGMYLMRQIGPRGVYGNPLLPDFMVFLNWQKLPWFWLGFDRFWFAVVMMALVPAALAVVFGWLAFRSRVTGVYLSIMTQALTYALMLAFFRNDMGFGGNNGFTDFKDILGFDLHQDSTRVVLLVVTTAALAASYLASRMIVRSRAGRVIRAIRDAESRTRFLGYRVESYKLWVFVFSSVVAGIAGALYVPQVGIINPSEFAPINSIEVVIWVAVGGRGTLVGAAAGAFLVNYAKTFLTGALPEVWLYALGALFVLVTVFLPRGLMGLLSRPWRSRPAGEATPAAWTHQPQLGVSAVIKAK, encoded by the coding sequence ATGCGCGCTCCGCGGCTATGGATCCCGCCGCGGGAGGACCCGGGCGGCGCGGTGTTCCTGCTGCTGTTGGCGGCGGTGGCGATTGGCGTCCCGGTCCTGAACCAGGTGGCTCCCGCGTCCTCGCCGCTGCACCTATCGACCTACACCCTTACCCTCGCCGGCAAGTACCTGTGCTACGCGATGCTGGCACTGGCGGTCGATCTGGTCTGGGGGTACTGCGGCATCCTGAGCCTGGGTCACGCCGCTTTCTTCGCGCTCGGCGGATACGCCATGGGCATGTACCTCATGCGCCAGATCGGCCCCCGCGGCGTCTACGGCAACCCGCTGCTTCCCGACTTCATGGTCTTCCTCAACTGGCAGAAGCTGCCGTGGTTCTGGCTGGGATTCGACCGCTTCTGGTTCGCGGTCGTGATGATGGCGCTGGTGCCGGCGGCCCTGGCGGTCGTGTTCGGCTGGCTCGCCTTTCGCTCGCGGGTGACGGGCGTCTATCTCTCCATCATGACGCAGGCGCTCACCTACGCCCTCATGCTCGCGTTCTTCCGAAACGACATGGGCTTTGGCGGCAACAACGGCTTCACGGACTTCAAGGACATTCTGGGCTTCGATCTCCACCAGGACAGCACCCGGGTCGTCCTGCTGGTGGTCACGACGGCGGCCCTGGCGGCTAGCTACCTCGCCTCCCGGATGATCGTGCGGTCCCGGGCCGGGCGCGTCATCCGCGCCATCCGCGACGCGGAGAGCCGCACCCGGTTCCTCGGCTACCGGGTCGAGTCCTACAAGCTCTGGGTGTTCGTGTTCTCCTCCGTGGTGGCGGGCATCGCGGGCGCGCTTTACGTGCCCCAGGTCGGCATCATTAATCCCAGCGAGTTCGCGCCCATCAACTCGATCGAGGTGGTCATCTGGGTGGCGGTCGGAGGGCGAGGAACGCTCGTAGGAGCCGCGGCGGGCGCCTTTCTAGTGAACTACGCCAAGACATTCTTGACGGGCGCCCTCCCGGAGGTGTGGCTCTACGCGCTGGGCGCCCTCTTCGTGTTGGTGACGGTCTTCCTGCCCCGTGGGCTGATGGGCCTCCTGTCGCGCCCCTGGCGGTCGCGTCCGGCCGGAGAGGCTACTCCGGCCGCGTGGACCCATCAACCCCAGTTGGGCGTGTCGGCCGTGATCAAGGCGAAATGA
- the urtD gene encoding urea ABC transporter ATP-binding protein UrtD: MLRLEDLTVSFDGFKALDGLSLTVEPGELRCIIGPNGAGKTTMMDVVTGKTRPDHGSAWFGPDVNLLILSEPEIAESGIGRKFQKPTVFEQLSVFENLELALSGDKSFCRTLLARLNPPDRERIDSVLETIGLTPYHAAMAGTLSHGQKQWLEIGMLLMQEPELLLVDEPVAGMTPQETERTAELLLSLRAEHTLIVVEHDMDFVRSIARRVTVLHEGRVLADGDMNQVQSDPRVIEVYLGA, from the coding sequence ATGCTCCGCCTCGAGGACCTGACCGTCAGCTTCGACGGCTTCAAGGCCCTGGACGGCCTCTCCCTGACCGTGGAGCCAGGAGAGCTGCGTTGCATCATCGGTCCCAACGGCGCCGGCAAGACCACGATGATGGACGTGGTGACGGGCAAGACGCGTCCGGACCACGGCTCTGCTTGGTTCGGGCCGGATGTCAATCTCCTGATCCTCTCCGAGCCCGAGATCGCCGAATCGGGGATCGGGCGCAAGTTCCAGAAGCCAACCGTGTTCGAGCAGCTCTCCGTGTTCGAGAACCTGGAGCTCGCTCTTTCGGGCGACAAGTCGTTCTGCCGGACGCTCCTCGCTCGCCTGAATCCGCCCGACCGCGAGCGCATCGACTCCGTACTCGAGACAATCGGGCTCACCCCTTATCACGCGGCGATGGCGGGCACCCTCTCCCACGGGCAAAAGCAGTGGCTCGAGATCGGCATGCTCCTCATGCAGGAGCCGGAGCTGCTGCTGGTGGACGAGCCCGTGGCGGGCATGACACCTCAGGAAACCGAGCGCACGGCGGAGCTGCTCCTCTCGCTTCGAGCCGAGCACACGCTCATCGTGGTGGAGCACGACATGGACTTTGTGCGCTCGATAGCGAGGCGGGTGACCGTCCTCCACGAGGGGCGCGTCCTGGCCGACGGTGACATGAACCAGGTGCAGAGCGACCCGCGCGTCATCGAGGTGTATCTCGGAGCGTGA
- the urtE gene encoding urea ABC transporter ATP-binding subunit UrtE, which produces MLAVNRLNQSYGGSHTLWDVDVAVPMGACTCLMGRNGMGKTTLLKCIMGLLPASSGEIRFRGTDLRRLPAEGRARLGIGYVPQGREIFSHLTVEENLRVGLGAHRAGVRSIPAYVFELFPMLKQMLHRRGGDLSGGQQQQLAIGRALVLEPTLLILDEPTEGIQPNLVHEIGDVILRLNREAGVTVLVVEQQLRFARRVASEFCILEKGRCVAGGSIAALTDSVVRQHLSV; this is translated from the coding sequence GTGCTCGCGGTCAATAGACTGAACCAGTCCTACGGCGGCAGCCACACGCTCTGGGACGTCGACGTTGCCGTGCCCATGGGAGCGTGCACGTGTCTCATGGGCCGCAACGGCATGGGAAAGACCACGCTCCTGAAATGCATCATGGGCCTCCTGCCGGCGTCGTCCGGGGAGATCCGCTTCCGCGGCACCGATCTGCGCAGGCTTCCCGCGGAGGGGCGCGCCCGCCTCGGCATCGGCTACGTGCCCCAAGGCCGGGAAATATTTTCGCATCTCACGGTCGAGGAGAATCTGCGCGTCGGCCTTGGCGCGCACAGAGCCGGCGTGCGTTCGATTCCGGCCTACGTCTTCGAGCTGTTTCCCATGCTGAAGCAGATGCTGCATCGGCGCGGCGGCGACCTCTCCGGTGGACAGCAGCAGCAGCTGGCCATCGGCCGCGCGCTCGTCCTGGAGCCGACGCTGCTCATCCTCGACGAGCCCACGGAAGGGATTCAGCCCAATCTCGTGCACGAGATCGGCGACGTCATCCTCAGGCTCAACCGGGAAGCGGGGGTCACGGTCTTGGTCGTGGAGCAGCAACTCCGCTTCGCCCGGCGCGTGGCGAGTGAATTCTGCATTCTTGAAAAGGGCCGGTGCGTCGCCGGCGGCTCCATAGCCGCGTTGACCGACAGCGTCGTGCGCCAACACCTGAGCGTCTGA
- a CDS encoding helix-turn-helix domain-containing protein, with the protein MSGVPIVIRLHHTPSAPLSDFVDLLWLYDGYAPSHAKERLLPMGTVELVVNLREDQPAFRRPVVAGPHSEYSVLDTSQQASVIGVHFKPGGAFPFLGVPAGELHNLEVDLDTLWGARAAEMRERILTAPTPQAKLRVLEQALLATARSFARHPAVAFALREFEAVPQARRIADVTNAVGLSQRRFIDHFRDEVGLTPKLFCRVRRFQEVVRLVHRAREVDWTDVALSCGYFDQAHFIHDFRAFSGLSPTTYLAWKSDHQNHVPLPD; encoded by the coding sequence ATGTCGGGGGTTCCGATCGTGATCCGCCTTCACCACACTCCGTCCGCGCCGCTCTCCGACTTCGTAGACCTGCTTTGGCTGTACGACGGCTACGCTCCGTCGCACGCTAAGGAGCGGCTGCTTCCCATGGGCACCGTGGAGCTCGTGGTGAACCTGCGGGAAGACCAGCCCGCCTTCCGCCGCCCCGTGGTTGCCGGGCCCCATTCGGAGTATTCGGTCCTCGACACCTCCCAGCAAGCGTCGGTGATCGGCGTCCATTTCAAGCCGGGCGGAGCCTTCCCGTTCCTCGGCGTTCCCGCGGGAGAGCTCCACAATCTCGAGGTGGACCTTGACACCCTGTGGGGAGCGAGGGCTGCGGAGATGCGCGAGCGGATCCTCACCGCTCCCACCCCCCAGGCGAAGCTCCGGGTCCTGGAGCAGGCGCTTCTGGCCACCGCACGGTCTTTCGCGCGGCACCCGGCGGTGGCTTTTGCTCTCCGCGAGTTCGAAGCCGTACCCCAGGCACGGAGGATTGCCGACGTCACGAACGCCGTGGGCCTGTCGCAGAGACGCTTCATCGACCATTTCCGCGACGAGGTGGGTCTTACGCCCAAGCTCTTCTGCCGGGTGCGCCGATTCCAGGAGGTGGTGCGCCTCGTTCATCGGGCGCGGGAGGTCGACTGGACGGACGTCGCGCTCTCCTGCGGCTACTTCGACCAGGCTCACTTCATCCACGATTTCCGTGCCTTCTCGGGGCTCAGTCCCACGACCTACCTCGCCTGGAAGAGCGACCACCAAAACCACGTCCCGCTACCCGACTAG
- a CDS encoding VOC family protein yields the protein MAGKVKPIPEGYHTVTPYYTVANAAKLLEFVKQAFGAEETFRMADPDGSIRHAEARIGDSMVMIGQARDQWKPNPNAVYLYVPDVDATYRKALAAGARSTQEPTTHFYGDRGAGVEDAQGNIWWIGTHVEDVPPGEMEKRAKAAQAKA from the coding sequence ATGGCAGGAAAAGTGAAGCCGATCCCTGAGGGTTACCACACGGTCACGCCGTACTACACAGTCGCAAACGCCGCCAAGCTGCTCGAGTTCGTGAAGCAGGCCTTCGGGGCGGAGGAGACCTTCCGGATGGCAGACCCTGATGGCTCGATCCGCCACGCGGAGGCACGCATCGGCGACTCGATGGTGATGATCGGCCAAGCGCGCGACCAATGGAAACCGAACCCGAACGCCGTCTACCTCTACGTCCCCGACGTCGACGCCACGTACCGAAAGGCCCTGGCCGCGGGAGCCCGGTCGACGCAGGAGCCGACCACGCATTTTTACGGCGATCGGGGCGCCGGGGTCGAGGACGCGCAAGGCAACATCTGGTGGATCGGGACGCACGTGGAAGATGTGCCTCCGGGGGAGATGGAGAAGAGGGCAAAGGCGGCTCAGGCTAAGGCCTGA
- a CDS encoding transcriptional regulator, whose amino-acid sequence MPDVPDLNPVVHGRLRLALLSLLSGVEKAEFKWLRAKTESTDGNLGAQLLKLEEAGYVAVEKKFVLRKPQTLYRMTEAGRHALTEYVQALRQLLGPAIKM is encoded by the coding sequence ATGCCTGACGTGCCCGACCTCAATCCCGTGGTTCACGGCAGGCTGCGCCTAGCCTTGCTATCGCTGCTCAGCGGGGTGGAAAAGGCCGAGTTCAAGTGGCTGCGCGCCAAGACTGAATCCACAGACGGCAACCTGGGCGCGCAGCTGCTCAAGCTCGAAGAAGCCGGCTACGTGGCCGTCGAAAAGAAGTTCGTGTTGCGCAAGCCGCAGACCCTCTATCGAATGACCGAAGCCGGCCGCCATGCCCTCACCGAATACGTCCAGGCACTAAGACAACTGCTTGGCCCAGCCATCAAGATGTAG
- a CDS encoding RDD family protein, with the protein MPLDLPIAGAGSRALAGFLDYLVIGIAVVIWGIACIVGSTVGGRARWWMLALFLVGFFIIEYGYFAGVEVARAGQTLGKWALSLRVVTREGGRPGTAAFLIRNAVRSVDLVVGVPLIVMDPLARRLGDRLAGTLVVHTQAPTRETVVHRTPRGWNAQESALLENFLRRVSDLEPWRAERLARQLLTCIERDDPTMASEIDRSKDPVEALRRVLQAERM; encoded by the coding sequence GTGCCCCTGGACCTCCCTATCGCCGGGGCGGGGAGTCGCGCTCTGGCGGGCTTTCTCGACTATCTCGTGATTGGAATCGCTGTCGTCATCTGGGGCATCGCGTGTATCGTCGGCTCGACGGTTGGAGGACGGGCCCGATGGTGGATGCTCGCGCTGTTCCTCGTCGGCTTCTTCATCATCGAGTATGGCTACTTCGCCGGAGTGGAGGTCGCGCGGGCGGGGCAGACGCTGGGCAAATGGGCGCTCAGCCTCCGCGTCGTGACGCGGGAGGGAGGACGGCCAGGAACGGCAGCTTTCCTCATCCGAAATGCCGTGCGCAGTGTGGACCTCGTCGTCGGGGTACCGCTCATCGTAATGGACCCCCTGGCGCGACGGCTGGGGGACCGCCTCGCGGGAACCCTCGTGGTACATACGCAGGCGCCCACTCGCGAGACCGTCGTCCACCGCACGCCGCGGGGATGGAACGCGCAGGAGTCCGCGCTGCTTGAGAACTTCCTGCGCCGGGTCTCGGACTTGGAGCCTTGGCGCGCTGAACGCCTTGCTCGCCAGCTCCTCACCTGTATCGAGCGGGACGACCCCACCATGGCTTCGGAGATCGACCGAAGCAAGGACCCGGTCGAGGCGTTGCGGCGGGTTCTGCAGGCCGAGAGGATGTGA
- a CDS encoding stage II sporulation protein M: MDYEQFVRLRSPLWDEFEARLRAAEKEREKVRYSDLEAAALQYRQVLHDHALAASRFSDSGAARRLLALALQGTHWLHWDRSDRLPPLRQFFSRTFPLAYRSHLPHLAVAAALFATALVFGATLATVQPGAGTALLGPQAVEGLRRGHLWTESLVSAVPPVVSSSGIATNNMTVAITGWAGGALFGLGSLYVVLLNGFLLGVILATTAHYSLAGNLLAFVAAHGPLEITLVLTTAAGGLRLGQALVAAGDRPRREVVRGASREALVLLLGCLPWFLLLGLVEAVVSPAPAIPAPLKAGLGLGLETLFLTVAWNPRLDKHNP, from the coding sequence ATGGACTATGAGCAGTTCGTTCGGCTCCGGTCTCCTCTCTGGGACGAATTCGAGGCCCGGCTGCGTGCGGCCGAGAAGGAGCGGGAGAAGGTCCGCTACAGCGACCTTGAAGCGGCCGCGCTTCAGTACCGCCAAGTGCTTCACGATCACGCTCTCGCCGCTTCCCGCTTCTCCGATAGCGGGGCGGCCCGCCGCCTCCTCGCTCTAGCGCTCCAAGGCACCCATTGGCTGCACTGGGACCGCAGTGACCGCTTGCCCCCGCTGCGCCAGTTTTTCAGTCGAACGTTCCCGCTGGCCTACCGCAGCCACCTTCCGCATCTTGCCGTGGCGGCTGCCCTCTTCGCCACGGCACTTGTCTTCGGAGCCACTCTCGCGACCGTGCAGCCCGGCGCGGGCACGGCGCTCCTGGGGCCGCAAGCTGTCGAGGGCCTGCGTCGGGGCCACCTCTGGACGGAGTCGCTGGTGAGCGCCGTGCCGCCGGTCGTCTCGTCCTCGGGCATCGCCACCAACAATATGACCGTGGCCATCACCGGCTGGGCTGGCGGCGCTCTGTTCGGCCTCGGCTCCCTTTACGTCGTCCTCCTCAACGGCTTCCTCCTCGGCGTGATCCTCGCCACCACAGCCCACTACAGCCTCGCCGGCAACCTCTTGGCGTTCGTCGCGGCCCACGGGCCGCTCGAGATCACGCTCGTCCTCACCACCGCCGCGGGGGGGCTTCGCCTCGGCCAGGCCCTCGTCGCCGCCGGGGATCGCCCGCGCCGTGAGGTCGTGCGCGGTGCCAGCCGCGAGGCTCTCGTGCTGCTGCTCGGCTGCCTGCCCTGGTTTCTCCTCCTCGGTCTCGTCGAGGCTGTGGTCTCCCCCGCGCCCGCGATCCCCGCGCCGCTCAAAGCGGGGCTGGGCCTGGGCCTCGAGACCCTCTTCCTGACGGTCGCCTGGAACCCTCGGCTGGATAAGCACAACCCGTGA
- a CDS encoding MoxR family ATPase yields MSGTVAKERILEAAARVVGALDRLVLGQHAAAEALIVAYMAGGHALLEGVPGIGKTLLARSFAACLGLRFSRVQFTPDLMPTDIIGMNVFDSSSHTFRLVRGPVFTQVFMADEVNRTPPKTQSALLEAMQERQVTIDGVLHPLEAEFFVMATENPVEFEGTYPLPEAQLDRFILRIEMGLPDQAGEIDLYRQAASNQLRGWNSAPPPDPLVAPEEARALRAASHEAHVAPELLPYLARLAASVRQSPHVDLGVSPRGALSLLETARAGALLAGRDFVLPDDIKRFLRPCWGHRLILRAESELEGHTIGKVLDQAAASVEVPR; encoded by the coding sequence ATGAGCGGTACGGTCGCGAAGGAGCGCATTCTCGAGGCCGCAGCCAGAGTCGTGGGGGCCCTGGACCGCCTGGTCCTCGGACAGCACGCCGCGGCCGAGGCCTTGATCGTGGCCTACATGGCGGGAGGACATGCTCTGCTCGAGGGTGTCCCCGGTATCGGAAAGACACTGCTGGCCCGCTCCTTCGCCGCTTGCCTGGGCCTCCGCTTTTCGCGTGTGCAGTTCACGCCCGATCTGATGCCGACCGACATCATCGGCATGAACGTCTTCGACTCCTCTTCCCACACTTTCCGCCTTGTTCGAGGCCCCGTCTTCACCCAGGTCTTCATGGCTGACGAGGTAAACCGCACGCCGCCCAAGACGCAGTCGGCCCTCCTCGAGGCAATGCAGGAACGCCAGGTCACGATCGATGGCGTCTTGCATCCCCTGGAAGCTGAGTTTTTCGTCATGGCTACCGAGAACCCTGTCGAGTTCGAGGGGACTTATCCGCTTCCGGAGGCGCAGCTCGATCGCTTCATCCTTAGGATCGAGATGGGGCTTCCCGACCAGGCGGGCGAGATCGACCTGTATCGCCAGGCGGCGAGCAACCAGCTACGGGGATGGAACAGTGCCCCCCCACCGGACCCTCTCGTCGCTCCCGAAGAAGCCCGCGCGCTCCGCGCCGCTTCGCACGAGGCGCACGTGGCTCCCGAGCTGCTCCCCTACCTCGCACGGCTTGCCGCCAGTGTCCGCCAGTCGCCGCACGTGGACCTCGGCGTGAGCCCCCGCGGCGCTCTGTCGCTCCTCGAGACCGCCCGCGCCGGCGCGCTCCTTGCTGGCCGAGACTTCGTCCTTCCCGACGACATCAAGCGGTTTCTTCGTCCCTGCTGGGGGCATCGGCTCATTCTCAGGGCGGAGTCGGAGCTCGAGGGCCACACCATCGGCAAAGTCCTAGACCAGGCGGCCGCGTCCGTCGAGGTCCCGCGCTGA